A single region of the Chelonoidis abingdonii isolate Lonesome George chromosome 23, CheloAbing_2.0, whole genome shotgun sequence genome encodes:
- the KLHDC7A gene encoding kelch domain-containing protein 7A gives MTNQAQVSQDWLSDMQLAGKLALSAGALLLLTLAYRFYKSRPSSSRIRNAEHVTEQREKAGAGRGGAEETPRGLRYRQVNSNGVRPSTSKGNQSAHLGGTVAAGTWGPQSTPPREDQSLPKGKEEEREKGKKACQLVAESQPGKKQPVFEGKGQSPGVVPNVVTADSAEQEAPVAGREAGGKRNICSLVHKPDSSIDDSRGASWDVASRQSGCSVSLRHNPCRTQAGNAAELTATDRSIPDTEEEEAEDMSESLAWNQEASAGQERIQTLNATSDMGLAINQSDQRSDASYTFSSIAKIQVEENYITERQPREEKPWQSTSSTTSLRGKVYDYYVQSTSQSVSKERPCSYTDSLYDPDKIHEELSECETWLRLSTPQEPASESAVGDEDRASPTANIPPISPSLLPFRRPAESMKPADWGGASDLGSSFSPAHKTAEPERRFGRKESFHQIADNPELQVQMEGFGALTPAGRRSDSSTPPATPLYSSSIVSLVESFHSLQPHAGNEPRVELVAGANFFKVPLSLQSDVDIHLDLGNCYDVLCMAKKQKLYSLQEAAYKVMSDNYLQVLKNPSIFGRLNARERELILLRRMKGRKYITVADVSTQEQSLRTSRLCYYDNEGDIWHPLSYMPVEAVSRGCAVCSMFNYLFVVAGCKGLGQHQKPSNRVFCYNPLTSIWQEICPLNQARPHCKLVALDGYLYAIGGECLYTVEKYDPRQDRWTFTAPLPNDTFAVAHTATACDGEIYVTGGTLRYMLLRYVSRSDSWKISITSGSKDRTTEMVTAGGFIYRFDLNRSMGISVYRCSPKAKLWYECATKRMPFPPCFQCAVVENLVYCISRQFNIRFLADHVSPRFGVKELQLFPSPRGTLLPIVLVLPDRGTVQTRV, from the coding sequence ATGACCAACCAGGCTCAAGTCAGCCAGGACTGGCTGTCAGACATGCAGCTTGCTGGGAAGCTGGCACTTTCCGCAGGGGCTCTGCTCCTACTGACTTTGGCTTATAGATTCTATAAGTCTCGACCATCCAGCAGCAGGATCAGAAACGCTGAGCATGTGACGGAGCAGAGAGAAAAGGCTGGAGCCGGAAGGGGAGGCGCAGAAGAAACACCACGGGGACTCAGGTACAGGCAAGTCAACAGCAATGGGGTGAGGCCAAGCACCAGCAAAGGGAATCAAAGTGCGCACCTGGGTGGGACAGTCGCAGCGGGAACATGGGGCCCACAAAGCACACCGCCCAGGGAAGATCAAAGCCTgccaaaggggaaggaggaggagagagagaagggaaaaaaggctTGTCAGCTGGTCGCCGAATCACAGCCAGGCAAAAAGCAGCCTGTTTTtgagggaaaggggcagagtCCAGGTGTGGTCCCGAACGTGGTGACAGCAGACAGTGCAGAGCAGGAGGCGCCAGTGGCAGGAAGAGAAGCCGGAGGTAAGCGTAACATTTGCAGTCTGGTGCACAAACCGGACAGCTCCATCGATGACAGCAGGGGAGCTAGCTGGGACGTAGCCTCGCGGCAATCTGGGTGTAGCGTCAGCCTCAGGCACAATCCTTGCAGGACCCAAGCAGGAAATGCTGCTGAGCTCACAGCAACTGACAGATCCATCCCGGacactgaggaggaggaagcagaagaCATGAGTGAGAGTTTGGCCTGGAACCAGGAGGCCTCGGCTGGCCAGGAGAGGATTCAGACCCTCAATGCTACATCAGACATGGGCTTAGCCATCAACCAAAGCGATCAGAGGTCTGATGCCTCTTACACTTTCTCCTCCATTGCAAAGATACAGGTGGAGGAAAACTATATTACAGAGaggcaacccagggaggaaaagccgtGGCAGTCCACATCCTCCACTACTAGCCTGCGAGGCAAGGTCTATGACTACTATGTCCAGTCTACCTCGCAGTCTGTGTCGAAGGAGCGGCCCTGTTCATACACTGATTCACTCTACGACCCAGACAAAATCCACGAAGAGCTAAGTGAATGTGAGACTTGGCTGCGCCTGTCTACACCCCAAGAACCAGCCAGTGAGTCAGCAGTGGGAGATGAAGACCGAGCTTCACCAACAGCAAACATCCCACCCATCTCTCCCAGTCTCCTGCCTTTCAGACGTCCCGCAGAGAGCATGAAGCCTGCAGACTGGGGTGGCGCATCTGATCTGGGCAGCTCCTTCTCGCCCGCCCACAAGACAGCTGAACCGGAACGCAGGTTTGGCAGGAAAGAGAGTTTCCATCAAATTGCAGATAACCCCGAACTTCAGGTGCAGATGGAAGGGTTCGGGGCTTTGACGCCAGCTGGCAGAAGATCTGACTCAAGCACTCCCCCCGCCACTCCCCTCTACTCCAGCTCCATCGTTTCCCTGGTGGAATCGTTTCATAGCCTCCAGCCTCATGCAGGCAACGAACCCAGAGTGGAACTTGTTGCTGGTGCCAACTTTTTCAAAGTCCCATTAAGCTTGCAGTCTGATGTGGACATCCACCTGGATTTGGGGAACTGCTATGATGTCCTGTGCATGGCCAAGAAGCAGAAACTGTACAGTCTCCAGGAGGCAGCATATAAGGTCATGAGCGACAATTACCTCCAGGTCCTGAAGAACCCGTCTATCTTCGGGCGCCTCAATGCCAGGGAGAGGGAGCTGATCCTCCTGAGGAGGATGAAGGGCAGGAAGTACATCACCGTAGCAGACGTCAGCACGCAGGAGCAGAGCTTGCGCACCAGCAGGCTCTGTTACTACGATAACGAAGGCGACATCTGGCATCCCCTGTCCTATATGCCAGTGGAGGCGGTTTCTAGGGGCTGCGCCGTCTGCAGCATGTTCAATTACCTCTTTGTGGTGGCTGGCTGCAAAGGGCTGGGCCAGCACCAGAAGCCTTCCAACAGGGTTTTCTGCTACAACCCCCTGACCAGTATTTGGCAGGAGATCTGCCCACTGAACCAAGCCAGGCCTCACTGCAAGCTTGTCGCCTTGGATGGATACCTGTATGCGATCGGGGGAGAGTGCCTCTATACTGTGGAAAAGTATGACCCCCGCCAGGACCGGTGGACCTTCACCGCGCCACTGCCCAATGATACCTTTGCCGTCGCCCACACCGCAACGGCGTGCGACGGGGAGATTTATGTGACCGGGGGCACACTGCGCTACATGTTGCTCCGGTATGTCAGCCGGTCGGACAGCTGGAAGATCAGCATCACCAGCGGGAGCAAGGACCGGACCACTGAAATGGTCACCGCTGGTGGCTTCATCTACCGCTTTGACCTCAACCGCAGTATGGGCATCAGCGTCTACCGCTGCAGCCCGAAAGCCAAGCTGTGGTACGAGTGTGCCACCAAACGCATGCCTTTCCCACCCTGCTTCCAGTGTGCCGTGGTGGAGAACCTGGTCTATTGCATCAGCCGACAGTTCAACATCAGATTCCTGGCTGACCACGTCTCACCACGCTTCGGAGTCAAGGAGTTAcagcttttcccttccccccgaGGGACACTCCTCCCCATCGTCCTGGTGCTGCCAGACAGAGGCACGGTGCAAACAAGGGTCTGA